A region from the Vicia villosa cultivar HV-30 ecotype Madison, WI linkage group LG3, Vvil1.0, whole genome shotgun sequence genome encodes:
- the LOC131659988 gene encoding probable sarcosine oxidase, which translates to MDYSNLNYDVIIIGAGVMGSSTAYYTAKTGLKTLLLEQFDFLHHRGSSHGESRTIRASYPKNPYYSLVIKSYDLWREAQAQAGFKVFYEARHFDMAPSNDPTFVSVVENCRENNVDHQLLRREQVVDEFSGRIDIPDDWSGLLTEHGGVIRATKAVAMFQTLARNHGAVLKDNIEVTDIKNDGGVVVLTTANNESFRGKKCVVTVGAWASKLVEKIFCVQLPIQPLETLVCYWRIKEGYEGKFAIRGDFPRFASFGRVCLYGTPSLEYPGLIKVAVHSGNPCDPDKRPWGCGVMMGEMKEWVEGRFCGLVDSSEPVMKQSCMYSMTPDEDFVIDFLGGEFGKSVVLGAGFSGHGFKMAPVVGKILTDLVVDGETSEVDLKHFRIGRFNVAS; encoded by the coding sequence ATGGACTATTCTAACCTCAACTATGACGTCATCATCATCGGCGCTGGCGTCATGGGAAGTTCCACCGCCTACTACACCGCCAAAACCGGTCTCAAAACACTTCTACTAGAACAATTCGATTTCCTCCACCACCGTGGCTCCTCCCACGGCGAATCCCGCACCATCCGTGCATCTTATCCCAAAAACCCTTACTACAGTTTGGTAATCAAATCGTACGATCTATGGCGAGAAGCTCAAGCTCAAGCAGGGTTCAAAGTTTTCTACGAGGCTCGTCACTTTGACATGGCTCCTTCCAACGATCCAACTTTTGTTTCTGTAGTCGAAAACTGTAGAGAAAACAACGTCGACCACCAACTCCTCCGCCGCGAACAAGTCGTTGATGAATTCTCCGGTAGGATTGATATTCCGGATGACTGGTCTGGTCTTTTAACTGAGCACGGCGGGGTGATAAGAGCCACGAAAGCGGTGGCGATGTTTCAGACACTGGCGCGGAACCATGGTGCTGTTTTGAAGGATAACATAGAGGTAACGGATATAAAAAACGACGGTGGTGTTGTCGTTTTAACTACCGCGAACAACGAGAGTTTTCGCGGCAAGAAATGTGTAGTAACGGTGGGAGCATGGGCGAGTAAACTTGTTGAAAAGATCTTTTGTGTTCAACTTCCGATTCAACCTTTAGAAACTCTGGTTTGTTACTGGAGAATAAAAGAAGGGTATGAAGGGAAATTCGCAATTCGGGGCGATTTTCCGAGGTTTGCTAGTTTTGGTAGGGTTTGTTTGTATGGAACTCCGAGTTTGGAGTATCCGGGTTTGATTAAAGTGGCGGTTCATAGCGGTAACCCGTGTGATCCGGATAAGAGGCCGTGGGGTTGTGGTGTGATGATGGGTGAGATGAAAGAGTGGGTTGAAGGGAGATTTTGTGGGTTGGTTGATTCGAGTGAGCCTGTGATGAAACAGTCTTGTATGTATTCGATGACTCCTGATGAGGATTTTGTGATTGATTTCTTGGGTGGTGAGTTTGGGAAGAGTGTGGTTTTGGGGGCTGGGTTTTCGGGTCACGGGTTTAAGATGGCTCCGGTTGTTGGGAAGATATTGACTGATCTTGTGGTGGATGGGGAAActagtgaagttgatttgaaacatttcaggattgGAAGATTCAATGTGGCTTCTTAG
- the LOC131659991 gene encoding serine/arginine-rich splicing factor RSZ22A-like — MTRVYIGNLDSRVSERDLEDDFHVFGVIRSVWVARRPPGYAFIDFDDRRDALDAIRELDGKNGWRVELSHNSKTGGGGGGRGGGGGGRGRSGGGGSDLKCYECGEPGHFARECHSSRGGGGGGRRRSRSPPRLRRSPSYGRRSYSPRERSPRRRSPSPRRRSPSPRRRSYSRSPPPYRGREAVAHANGNGLRDAPRSRS, encoded by the exons ATGACTCGTGTGTATATTGGAAATCTGGATTCACGAGTTTCTGAGAGGGATCTGGAAGATGATTTCCATGTCTTTGGAGTTATACGAAG TGTGTGGGTTGCAAGAAGGCCTCCTGGTTATGCTTTCATTGATTTTGATGACCGTAGGGATGCGCTTGATGCTATTCGTGAATTAGATG GTAAAAATGGTTGGAGGGTAGAGCTTTCTCACAACTCTAAAActggaggtggaggtggaggaAGAGGTGGCGGAGGTGGTGGTCGTGGTCGGTCTGGTGGGGGTGGTTCTGATTTGAAATGTTATGAGTGTGGTGAACCTGGTCATTTTGCCCGGGAGTGTCATTCTTCTCGTGGTGGTGGAGGGGGAGGAAGACGTCGGAGCCGCAGTCCACCTCGATTGCGTAGGAGCCCAAGTTATGGGCGAAG GAGTTACAGTCCTCGTGAGCGGTCTCCTAGGAGGCGAAGCCCTTCTCCTCGTCGTCGCAGCCCTTCACCTCGTCGCCGCAGCTACAGCAGGTCACCCCCTCCTTACCGTGGACGTGAGGCCGTAGCACATGCTAATGG AAATGGGTTAAGGGATGCACCTCGAAGCAGAAGTTGA
- the LOC131659989 gene encoding probable cyclic nucleotide-gated ion channel 14, with amino-acid sequence MKLKNEKLVRFSNDGKLNLEKPMQVYKFQKILNPNDIDIDTDNDKNGMNIKSPTFGKFKVFQENHEPWKKRILDPGSDLFLEWKRAFLFSSILSLFVDPLFFYLPSVSVETDNKNSSCMVTDLNLGIIVTCFRTFADVFYLLNMVIKFRTAFVSPSSRVFGRGELVMDPSLIARRYLRSEFFLDLLATLPLPQIVIWFIMPAIRSSHADHTNNALVLIVLLQYVPRLYMIFPLSSQIVKATGVVTKTAWAGAAYNLLLYMLASHVLGASWYLLSIERHATCWKSECRDENLPVKCVLDYLDCSSINDAGRVKWMNTTSVFSNCNPESSTDFNYGIFGNAVQNNVLSSVFIEKYLYCLWWGLQNLSSYGQSLTTSTFVWETAFAILIAILGLVLFAHLIGNMQTYLQSITVRLEEWRLKRRDTEEWMKHRQLPEFLRERVRRFVQYKWLATRGVDEETILRGLPTDLRRDIQRHLCLDLVRRVPFFSQMDDQLLDAICERLVSSLSTQGTYIVREGDPVTDMLFIIRGKLESSTTNGGRTGFFNSITLRPGDFCGEELLAWALLPKSTLNLPSSTRTVKALVEVEAFELRAEDLKFVANQFRRLHSKKLQHTFRFYSYHWRTWAACFIQVAWRRFKKRVLANSLSLREYKSFIDEQARNRMELEKEERGNTAQVKQNLGVTILASRFAANTRKGVQKIKDVEMLKLQKPEEPDFSVEHEDD; translated from the exons ATGAAGCTCAAAAATGAGAAACTAGTCAG GTTCTCTAATGATGGAAAGCTTAATCTTGAGAAGCCAATGCAAGTTTACAAATTTCAGAAAATTCTTAATCCGAACGATATTGATATTGATACTGATAATGATAAGAACGGAATGAATATCAAGTCTCCGACTTTTGGAAAGTTTAAGGTTTTTCAAGAAAATCACGAACCATGGAAGAAGAGAATTCTTGATCCGGGAAGTGATTTATTTCTCGAGTGGAAAAGAGCTTTCTTGTTTTCTTCCATACTATCACTTTTTGTTGATCCGTTGTTTTTCTACCTCCCGTCTGTATCAGTAGAAACTGATAATAAGAATTCCTCGTGCATGGTTACTGATTTGAATTTAGGAATCATCGTTACATGTTTCCGGACATTCGCCGATGTTTTCTATCTGCTGAACATGGTCATTAAGTTTAGGACAGCCTTTGTGTCACCGAGTTCAAGGGTTTTTGGAAGAGGCGAGCTTGTCATGGACCCGAGTTTGATCGCGAGGCGGTATTTGAGATCGGAGTTTTTCCTAGATCTTTTAGCTACATTGCCTCTTCCACAG ATTGTGATTTGGTTTATAATGCCAGCAATTCGAAGCTCTCATGCCGATCATACCAACAACGCGCTAGTATTGATTGTTCTTCTTCAATATGTTCCTAGATTGTATATGATTTTTCCTTTAAGTTCTCAGATTGTTAAAGCGACCGGTGTTGTCACAAAGACGGCTTGGGCCGGAGCTGCTTATAATCTTTTACTTTACATGTTAGCTAGTCAT GTGTTGGGGGCATCATGGTATTTGCTGTCAATCGAAAGACACGCGACATGCTGGAAATCTGAATGCAGAGACGAAAACTTACCTGTGAAATGTGTTCTCGACTACCTCGATTGCAGTAGTATAAACGATGCCGGTCGCGTGAAATGGATGAATACTACTTCTGTGTTTAGTAACTGTAATCCTGAAAGTAGCACAGATTTTAATTACGGAATTTTCGGAAACGCAGTCCAAAATAATGTTCTTTCCTCTGTGTTTATAGAGAAGTACCTCTATTGTTTGTGGTGGGGATTGCAGAATTTGAGTTCCTATGGCCAGAGTTTGACTACAAGCACATTTGTTTGGGAGACTGCATTTGCAATACTCATAGCTATCTTAGGTTTGGTTTTGTTTGCACATTTaattggtaacatgcag ACATATTTGCAATCTATTACTGTGAGGCTTGAAGAGTGGAGGCTCAAGCGACGTGACACGGAGGAGTGGATGAAGCATCGCCAACTCCCGGAGTTTCTTAGGGAGCGTGTCCGGAGATTTGTTCAGTATAAGTGGCTTGCGACTCGAGGTGTTGATGAAGAAACTATCCTAAGAGGCCTCCCTACAGATCTTCGTAGAGATATTCAACGTCACCTTTGCTTAGACCTAGTTCGAAGG GTTCCCTTTTTCTCACAAATGGATGATCAACTACTTGACGCAATTTGCGAGCGATTGGTATCATCTTTGAGTACGCAAGGCACATACATTGTCAGAGAAGGAGATCCAGTTACCGATATGCTTTTTATCATCAGAGGGAAACTCGAAAGCTCGACCACAAACGGTGGCAGAACCGGTTTCTTTAACTCTATTACCTTGAGACCAGGCGATTTCTGTGGAGAAGAGTTACTTGCTTGGGCATTGCTTCCAAAATCTACTCTCAACTTGCCTTCTTCAACAAGAACAGTTAAAGCCCTGGTTGAAGTTGAAGCCTTTGAACTTAGAGCAGAAGACCTTAAATTTGTAGCAAATCAGTTTCGACGTCTTCATAGCAAGAAGTTGCAGCATACGTTCCGTTTCTACTCTTACCATTGGAGGACATGGGCTGCTTGTTTCATTCAGGTCGCTTGGCGCCGGTTCAAGAAGCGAGTTTTGGCAAATAGCCTTAGCCTGAGAGAATACAAATCCTTCATCGATGAACAAGCAAGAAATCGAATGGAACTCGAGAAAGAAGAGCGCGGTAACACTGCACAAGTAAAACAGAATCTTGGTGTCACTATATTGGCTTCAAGATTTGCTGCAAACACAAGGAAAGGAGTTCAGAAGATCAAGGATGTAGAAATGCTCAAGTTGCAAAAGCCAGAAGAGCCAGATTTCTCAGTAGAGCATGAAGATGATTGA
- the LOC131659990 gene encoding probable xyloglucan glycosyltransferase 5, which yields MAPRLDFSSWWVKDTQKGTPVVVKMENPSFSVVEISGADAAFRPVEKNRGKNAKQVTWVLLLKAHRAVGCVTWLVTVLWDLLGGIKKRVVQRQGVAVEKGKLLFRIISLFLVISLAVLAFEVVAYLQGWHFGNHNLHIPHSSDFERLFHVAYVAWLTFRAEYIAPPIQALSKFCIVLFVIQSVDRLLLCLGCFWIKLRKVKPRISGDPFKVDDVEGSVCKYPMVLVQIPMCNEREVYEQSISAVCQIDWPRDRLLIQVLDDSDDESIQWLIKAEVSKWNQKGINIIYRHRLIRTGYKAGNLNSAMNCDYVKDYEFVAIFDADFQPNPDFLKQTVPHFKDNPELGLVQARWSYVNKDENLLTRLQNINLCFHFEVEQQVNGVFLNFFGFNGTAGVWRIKALEESGGWLERTTVEDMDIAVRAHLNGWKFIFLNDVKVLCEVPESYEAYRKQQHRWHSGPMQLFRLCLPAILKSKVSPWKKANLILLFFLLRKLILPFYSFTLFCIILPLTMFVPEAELPLWLICYVPVFMSILNILPAPKSFPFIVPYLLFENTMSVTKFNAMVSGLFQLGSSYEWIVTKKAGRSSESDLLAAAERETKSIEQQKIHRGASDSELVELHQLKELKEAAVEPVKKANKIYKKELTLAFLLLTASVRSLLSAQGVHFYFLLFQGITFLLVGLDLIGEQMS from the exons ATGGCTCCGAGGTTGGATTTTTCAAGTTGGTGGGTGAAGGATACACAGAAAGGGACACCAGTGGTGGTGAAAATGGAGAACCCCAGTTTCTCTGTTGTGGAGATTAGTGGTGCAGATGCTGCATTTAGGCCGGTGGAGAAGAATCGCGGTAAGAATGCTAAGCAAGTTACATGGGTTTTGCTGCTCAAGGCGCATCGTGCGGTTGGTTGTGTTACTTGGTTAGTGACTGTTCTTTGGGATTTGCTTGGAGGGATTAAGAAGAGGGTGGTTCAGAGACAAGGAGTGGCTGTTGAGAAAGGGAAGTTGTTGTTTAGGATTATTAGTTTGTTTTTAGTGATTTCTTTGGCTGTTTTGGCTTTTGAGGTTGTTGCTTATCTTCAAGGTTGGCATTTTGGGAATCATAATTTGCACATTCCTCATAGTTCTGATTTTGAAAGGTTGTTCCATGTGGCTTATGTTGCTTGGTTAACGTTCCGTGCTGAATACATTGCTCCACCAATTCAGGCGCTTTCGAAGTTTTGTATTGTTTTGTTTGTTATTCAATCTGTCGACCGTCTGCTTCTTTGTTTGGGGTGCTTTTGGATCAAACTCAGGAAGGTTAAGCCAAGAATTAGTGGGGACCCCTTCAAGGTTGATGATGTTGAAGGATCTGTATGCAAGTATCCAATGGTCTTGGTTCAAATTCCAATGTGCAATGAGAGGGAG GTGTATGAGCAATCTATTTCTGCAGTCTGCCAAATCGACTGGCCAAGGGATCGTTTACTGATTCAAGTACTTGACGATTCTGATGATGAGAGCATACAATGGTTAATTAAGGCTGAGGTCTCTAAGTGGAACCAAAAGGGAATCAACATAATCTATCGGCATCGCCTAATCAGGACTGGATACAAAGCTGGAAATCTTAATTCTGCAATGAACTGTGACTATGTGAAAGACTATGAATTTGTTGCAATATTTGATGCAGACTTTCAACCAAATCCTGATTTTCTTAAGCAAACTGTGCCACATTTCAAG GACAATCCTGAACTAGGTTTGGTCCAAGCTAGATGGTCTTATGTGAACAAGGATGAAAATTTGTTGACCCGTcttcaaaatataaatttatgctTCCATTTTGAAGTAGAACAGCAGGTCAATGGGGTGTTTCTTAATTTTTTTGGTTTCAATGGAACTGCCGGTGTTTGGAGAATCAAAGCCCTTGAAGAGTCCGGAGGCTGGCTAGAGAGGACAACTGTAGAAGATATGGACATTGCTGTCCGAGCTCATCTTAATGGTTGGAAATTTATCTTCCTAAATGATGTAAAG GTACTTTGTGAAGTTCCCGAGTCATATGAAGCTTACAGAAAGCAACAACACCGCTGGCATTCAGGGCCTATGCAACTTTTCAGGCTGTGTCTCCCAGCAATTTTGAAATCTAAG GTATCACCATGGAAGAAAGCAAACTTAATTCTGCTATTTTTTCTGCTAAGGAAATTAATCCTTCCCTTTTACTCGTTCACTTTATTTTGCATAATCCTTCCTCTAACCATGTTTGTCCCAGAGGCTGAACTCCCTTTATGGTTAATCTGCTATGTTCCGGTATTCATGTCGATCCTGAACATTCTTCCCGCACCTAAatcttttccttttattgttCCCTACCTCCTTTTTGAAAACACCATGTCTGTTACTAAATTCAATGCAATGGTATCTGGTCTTTTCCAATTGGGTAGCTCTTATGAATGGATTGTCACAAAGAAAGCTGGAAGGTCGTCCGAGTCCGATTTACTTGCTGCTGCAGAAAGGGAAACTAAGTCAATAGAACAACAAAAGATCCATAGAGGAGCTTCTGACAGCGAACTTGTTGAGTTACACCAATTGAAGGAACTCAAAGAAGCAGCTGTAGAACCTGTTAAGAAAGCTAATAAGATATATAAGAAAGAACTGACTTTGGCATTCCTTCTTCTCACTGCTTCTGTCAGAAGTCTGTTATCTGCACAAGGAGTTCATTTCTACTTTCTGCTTTTCCAAGGAATAACTTTCCTCCTTGTAGGCCTCGATTTGATTGGAGAACAAATGAGCTAG